The following are encoded together in the Actinoplanes sp. N902-109 genome:
- a CDS encoding alpha-ketoglutarate-dependent dioxygenase AlkB, giving the protein MLDLMGSAEPVLEPLPGRLRRHRLTAGAWVDVLPGWVQGSDEIFRTLLEDVDWRAERRAMYDDVVDVPRLLRWYGRGERLPHPALTEARDRLSEFYAEELGEPFVTAGMCLYRDGRDSVAWHGDTLGRSSRHDTMVAIVSFGSPRTLALRPRAGGAEPLRFPQGHGDLIVMGGSCQRTWEHAIPKTAKPVGPRVSVQFRPINVA; this is encoded by the coding sequence ATGCTCGACCTCATGGGCAGTGCCGAGCCCGTGCTCGAGCCGCTGCCCGGGCGGCTGCGCCGGCACCGGTTGACCGCCGGCGCCTGGGTCGACGTGCTGCCGGGCTGGGTGCAGGGCTCCGACGAGATCTTCCGGACGCTGCTCGAAGACGTCGACTGGCGAGCCGAGCGCCGCGCCATGTATGACGACGTGGTCGACGTCCCCCGGCTGCTGCGGTGGTACGGGCGAGGCGAGCGGCTGCCACACCCGGCGCTCACCGAGGCCCGCGACCGGTTGTCCGAGTTCTACGCCGAGGAGCTGGGCGAGCCGTTCGTCACCGCGGGCATGTGCCTCTACCGCGACGGCCGCGACAGCGTGGCCTGGCACGGCGACACGCTGGGCCGCTCATCCCGGCACGACACGATGGTGGCGATCGTGTCCTTCGGCTCGCCGCGCACCCTGGCCCTGCGCCCACGCGCCGGTGGGGCCGAGCCGCTGCGCTTCCCCCAGGGCCACGGCGACCTGATCGTCATGGGCGGCTCCTGCCAGCGCACCTGGGAGCACGCGATCCCGAAGACCGCCAAGCCGGTCGGCCCGCGGGTCAGCGTCCAGTTCCGGCCCATCAACGTCGCATGA